Proteins from a single region of Dictyostelium discoideum AX4 chromosome 5 chromosome, whole genome shotgun sequence:
- the cdk5 gene encoding CDK family protein kinase translates to MEKYSKIEKLGEGTYGIVYKAKNRETGEIVALKRIRLDSEDEGVPCTAIREISLLKELKHPNIVRLHDVIHTERKLTLVFEYLDQDLKKYLDECGGEISKPTIKSFMYQLLKGVAFCHDHRVLHRDLKPQNLLINRKGELKLADFGLARAFGIPVRTYSHEVVTLWYRAPDVLMGSRKYSTPIDIWSAGCIFAEMASGRPLFPGSGTSDQLFRIFKILGTPNEESWPSITELPEYKTDFPVHPAHQLSSIVHGLDEKGLNLLSKMLQYDPNQRITAAAALKHPYFDGLEPIN, encoded by the exons atggagaaatattcaaaaattgaaaaattaggAGAAGGTACATATGGTATTGTATATAAAGCAAAGAATCGTGAAACAGGTGAAATTGTAgctttaaaaagaataagaTTAGACTCTGAAGATGAAGGTGTACCATGTACAGCAATTAGAGagatttctttattaaaagagTTAAAACATCCAAATATTGTTAGATTACATGATGTAATTCATACAGAAAGAAAACTTACATTGGTATTTGAATATCTAGATcaagatttaaagaaatatttagATGAATGTGGtggtgaaatttcaaaaccaacaattaaatcatttatgtatcaattattaaaaggtGTTGCATTTTGTCATGATCATAGAGTTTTACATAGAGATTTAAAACCacaaaatcttttaattaataga aaaggtgaattaaaattagcgGATTTTGGTTTAGCAAGAGCATTTGGTATACCAGTTAGAACATATTCACATGAAGTAGTAACATTATGGTATAGAGCACCAGATGTGTTGATGGGATCAAGAAAGTATTCAACTCCAATTGATATCTGGTCAGCAGGTTGTATTTTTGCAGAGATGGCATCAGGTAGACCATTATTCCCTGGTTCAGGAACAAGTGATCAATTGTTTAGAATATTTAAGATATTGGGAACTCCAAATGAAGAGAGTTGGCCATCAATTACTGAATTACCAGAATATAAAACTGATTTCCCTGTACATCCTGCTCATCAATTATCATCAATCGTACATGGTCTCGATGAAAAAGGTTTAAATTTACTTTCAAAAATGTTACAATATGATCCAAATCAAAGAATTACTGCTGCTGCTGCTTTAAAACATCCTTATTTCGATGGTTTAGAAcctattaattaa
- a CDS encoding zinc-containing alcohol dehydrogenase (Similar to ADH), translating into MKGILLNGYGESLDLLEYKTDLPVPKPIKSQVLIKIHSTSINPLDNVMRKGYASSIVDLKLKLPIILGRECSGEIVEIGDSVWDYEIGDQVWSASPPFSMGSHCEYITVDESEISLKPKNLTHQQSASIPFASLTAWNAIYNVLPTNKKITTNTKILVNGGNGSVGFFILQLLKKHLNVNQVSTTCNIKHFEKLKKLTLVNETIDYNNLKINDNDNNKFDLIFNCYDGGKNQNENEKKCIDALKDGGNLIGFNGPLVKFSDKDGVLSGLPMGMMNQLNSSERIKKQYSKNVHLDYAIFSPSGSTLKQISKLYENNILIPNIDKQFNLNQIKDAYTCFENSNSNGKIIINNKF; encoded by the coding sequence atgaaaggtattttattaaatggaTATGGTGAATCATTAGATTTATTAGAATATAAAACTGATTTACCAGTaccaaaaccaattaaatcacaagttttaataaagataCATTCAACATCAATTAATCCATTAGATAATGTAATGAGAAAAGGATATGCATCAAGTATTGtagatttgaaattaaaattaccaattaTTTTAGGTAGAGAATGTAGTGGTGAAATCGTAGAAATCGGTGACAGTGTTTGGGATTACGAAATTGGTGATCAAGTTTGGAGTGCATCACCACCATTTTCAATGGGATCACATTGTGAATACATTACAGTTGACGAGAGTGAAATATCATTAAAACCAAAGAACTTAACACACCAACAATCTGCATCAATTCCATTTGCATCTCTAACAGCATGGAATGCAATTTACAATGTTTtaccaacaaataaaaagattacAACCAATACTAAAATCCTAGTcaatggtggtaatggtagtGTTGGTTTCTTCATCctacaattattaaagaaacatTTAAATGTAAATCAAGTTTCAACAACCTGTAATATAAaacattttgaaaaattaaaaaaattaactctAGTAAATGAAACTatagattataataatttgaaaattaatgataatgataataataaatttgatttaattttcaattgttatgatggtggtaaaaatcaaaatgaaaatgaaaagaaatgTATTGATGCTTTAAAAGATGGtggtaatttaattggtttcAATGGTCCATTAGTTAAATTTAGTGATAAAGATGGTGTTTTATCTGGTTTACCAATGGGTatgatgaatcaattaaactcttctgaaagaattaaaaaacaatattcaaaaaatgtTCATTTAGATTATGCAATCTTTTCACCATCTGGTTCaactttaaaacaaatttcaaaactttatgaaaataatattttaattccaaatattgataaacaatttaatttaaatcaaattaaagatGCTTATACttgttttgaaaattcaaattcaaatggtaaaattataataaataataaattttaa
- a CDS encoding GRAM domain-containing protein: MSNNINYNIYNNNNNNNNIDILPPLPPTETLLPPYPHPLSPPPPTPPSTETLLPPYPHTHSLSSPPPPPPPPPPPPPPRHSYINYHGSFSRGGAFKTKGFVDPSFYSSSVLVPINRNSQFSLHITSTETVVQRKKSYTVYVIRVKSDQHQWEVVRRYKHFRVFSIQINNEVFNSNSSSSTPSSTCPPSSSTSSLGSSNNNINNTNTTNNNPNNNNANILSSSSSSSSSSSSSSSSSSSSSLNLSTQLSLTNSIQSFEFPSKKLIGNMNPNFIKNRKEQLEKFLQLIASSQVAKLSRNLKVFLDPNFSPSLRTLVNPSKEGFLYLLKPQSKYSSLLNSKKQWIKVYCIATNSNLFYWKNREQPYAEARGVIQLCHCSTRIMTKQDKKCIQLNENSNNTSNSGDNSKYLLTNSKGHKSFSHKINPNDIYNNINNVNNNNNSANNNNNNNNNNNNVDSNEVYYLSADSDVILEQWVETIEKETFRYQKDIQQQQSVLNNNTPPQALQEQYQQQKYDSSILNIENDYINANNNNNNNNNNNNNNNNNNNNNNNNNNNANKLNVRKSIKKLYKDDDIIEEIEEEFKNNDSETSKEYKLLESVLTNSKCKDLLIDPNYVNDDSFSSSSTCSTPSASILNLTKSLNLNTNLPTTRPNTNTTTTTTTATSTTTTNKKKINNDEISSIELLHSEEMTYFAERIIHMHQNTGTIGSITITNYRFYFSATVGDKIISIPLTTISKIFKCVGFTLDKVKYYAFELTCKDFNRARFMHLPGSSQQKANSRLFEILESLIFKQKQQYHQLFCFKNEEILGGYDGWNIYQALKEFARQSIPNEDWRVSHYNNDYQFSPTYPNLLIVPKRITDQELINTTSFRSKGRIPTLVWKSPNSNSVITRCSQPVIGVTKKRSLDDEKLIESILLANPQSEKVYIMDARPQLNAVANQMMGLGYEDTNNQSYNNCILKFLNIENIHKMRHSQKKLFKSIMSDSVIYGENNNNNINNNNSNNGSGGNGNNNNLNSINILNLEESTRDWLEHIKSILIGTLDIVDIIQFYKSSVVVHCSDGWDRTSQLCSLAQLLLDPYYRTVIGFQVLIEKEWCSFGHKFESRIGHTGKNEKKSDELSPIFLQFIDCVWQIMQQNPTSFQFNSKYLLEIIHHLYSCRFGTFLFDCQEKRVSANLMSKTTSIWSYINQNHSPYFNKNYIYNSNEPPIRIDTSELSLWSEYYLHWRNFYLSN, translated from the coding sequence AtgagtaataatataaattataatatatataataataataataataataataatattgatatactgccaccactaccaccaacagaaacattattaccaccatatCCACACCCACTTTCACCTCctccaccaacaccaccatcaacagaaacattattaccaccatatCCACACACACATTCACTTTCATCTCCACCACCtccacctccaccaccaccaccaccaccaccaccaagaCATagttatataaattatcatGGATCATTTTCAAGGGGAGGTGCATTTAAAACCAAAGGATTTGTTGATCCTTCATTTTATAGTAGTAGTGTTTTAGTACCAATTAATAGGAATAGTCAATTCTCATTACATATTACATCAACTGAAACAGTTGTACAAAGAAAGAAATCATATACAGTATATGTAATTAGAGTTAAAAGTGATCAACATCAATGGGAAGTCGTTAGAAGATATAAACATTTTAGAGTATTttcaattcaaattaataatgaggtttttaattcaaattcatccTCATCAACACCTTCTTCCACTTGTCCACCTTCTTCATCAACATCTTCACttggtagtagtaataataatattaataatactaatactaccaataataatcccaataataataatgcgaatatattatcatcatcatcatcatcatcatcatcatcatcatcatcatcatcatcatcatcatcatcatcattaaatttatcaacacaattatcattaacaaattcaatacaatcatttgaatttccatcaaagaaattaattggtaatatGAATCCAAACTTTATAAAGAATCGTAAAGAACAATTGGAAAAGTTTTTACAATTGATAGCATCATCACAAGTTGCAAAGTTGTCTAGGAATTTAAAGGTATTCTTAGACCCAAACTTTTCACCATCATTACGTACACTCGTTAACCCATCTAAAGAAGGTTTCTTATACTTGTTAAAACCACAGAGTAAATATagttcattattaaattcaaagaaaCAATGGATTAAAGTTTATTGTATTGCAACCAATTCGAATTTATTCTATTGGAAAAATAGAGAACAACCATATGCTGAAGCTAGAGGTGTAATTCAACTATGTCATTGTTCAACTAGAATTATGACAAAACAAGATAAAAAATGTAtacaattaaatgaaaatagtaataatacttCAAACAGTGgtgataattcaaaatatttattaacaaattcaaaagGTCATAAATCATTTAGTCATAAAATTAATCCAAatgatatttataataatataaataatgtaaataataacaataatagcgcaaataataataataataataataataataataataatgttgataGTAATGAAGTATATTATTTATCAGCAGATTCTGATGTAATTTTAGAACAATGGGTTGAAactattgaaaaagaaacttTTAGATACCAAAAAGatatacaacaacaacaatcagtattaaataataatactccACCACAAGCATTACAagaacaatatcaacaacaaaaatatgATTCtagtattttaaatattgaaaatgattatataaatgctaataataataataataataataataataataataataataataataataataataataataataataataataataataatgctaataaattaaatgttagaaaatcaattaaaaaactatataaagatgatgatataattgaagagattgaagaagaatttaaaaataatgatagtgAAACAAGTaaagaatataaattattagaatctgtacttacaaattcaaaatgtaaagatttattaattgatccaAATTATGTAAATGatgattctttttcttcctCTTCAACTTGTTCAACTCCTTCtgcttcaattttaaatttaacaaaatctttaaatttaaatacaaatttaCCAACTACTAGaccaaatacaaatactactactactactactactgcaACTAGTACGACTACAAcgaataaaaagaaaattaataatgatgaaattagttcaattgaattattacaTTCTGAAGAGATGACATATTTTGCAGAAAGGATTATACATATGCATCAAAATACTGGTACTATTGGTAGTATAACCATTACAAAttatagattttatttttcagcGACGGTTGGTGATAAGATTATATCAATACCATTGACAACCATTTCAAAGATATTTAAATGTGTTGGTTTCACATTGGATAAAGTTAAATATTATGCATTTGAATTGACTTGTAAAGATTTCAATCGAGCTCGATTCATGCATTTACCAGGCTCATCACAACAAAAGGCGAATTCAAGATTGTTTGAGATATTGGAATCACTGATTTTCAAACAGAAACAACAGTATCATCAATTGTTTTGTTTCAAGAATGAGGAGATATTGGGCGGTTACGATGGTTGGAACATTTATCAAGCGTTGAAAGAATTTGCAAGACAGTCTATCCCTAACGAGGATTGGAGGGTGTCGCATTACAATAACGATTACCAATTCTCGCCAACCTATCCAAACCTATTGATTGTGCCAAAGAGAATCACTGATCaggaattaataaatacCACTTCGTTTAGATCAAAAGGTAGAATACCAACATTGGTTTGGAAAAgtccaaattcaaattctgtAATAACAAGATGTAGTCAACCTGTAATTGGTGTAACAAAGAAACGTTCCCTagatgatgaaaaattaatcGAGTCAATACTTTTAGCGAATCCACAATCTGAAAAAGTTTACATTATGGATGCTAGACCTCAACTAAATGCCGTTGCAAATCAAATGATGGGTTTAGGTTATGAAGATACAAATAATCAATCttataataattgtattttaaaatttttaaatattgaaaatattcaTAAAATGAGACATtcacaaaagaaattatttaaatcaattatgtCTGATTCTGTAATTTatggtgaaaataataataataatattaataataataatagtaataatggtagtggtggtaatggtaataataataatttaaattcaattaatattttaaatttagaagaATCAACTAGAGATTGGTTAGAACATATAAAgtcaattttaattggtacATTAgatattgttgatattattcaattttataaatcatCAGTTGTAGTTCATTGTAGTGATGGTTGGGATAGAACAAGTCAATTATGTTCATTGGCTCAACTATTATTGGATCCTTATTATAGAACAGTGATTGGATTTcaagttttaattgaaaaggAATGGTGTTCATTTGGTCATAAATTTGAATCTAGAATTGGTCATACtggtaaaaatgaaaaaaagagTGACGAATTGTCACCgatatttttacaatttatcGATTGTGTTTGGCAAATTATGCAACAGAATCCAACGAGTtttcaattcaattcaaaGTATTTATTAGAGATTATTCATCATTTATATAGTTGTCGTTTTGGTACTTTTCTATTCGATTGCCAAGAAAAACGTGTCTCTGCTAATCTTATGTCAAAAACTACAAGTATTTGGTCCTATATCAATCAAAATCATTCTCCatatttcaataaaaattatatttataattcaaatgaacCACCAATAAGAATTGATACCTCTGAACTATCTTTATGGTCtgaatattatttacattggagaaatttttatttatcgaattaa
- the ndrB gene encoding NDR family protein kinase → MNVERKLESLSLQQQQQEEQQDESEQPNQGVEDEEEEEYDEEEYEEEEEDINFSKETLEAAMATKVSIEQYYTSLFKSLKERDDRRCFLEKKMEELNLREEQKSVKRRELDKKETEYIKSRRIRLTGHSFESIRIIGRGAFGEVRLVKMKKNNKFFAMKKLDKSKMIEKHQTIHVRSERDILADSNNIHGSNPWIVSLYYSFQDANFLYLIMEYVPGGDMMTQLIKYDTFTEDATRFYIAETVLALHSIHKLSYIHRDIKPDNLLIDQKGHIKVSDFGLCTGLQTNRVPTLAEIYKKYEGDNNIREEDQTPQSRSARFDSWKRQRRVLAYSNVGTPDYTAPEVLMKDGYSAECDWWSVGVIMFEMLVGYPPFCSESIRETYHKIMNWKQTLPKIMEEAKAEVNLSPEAQDLIERFLTDPMTRIGFNGVEEIQSHPFFKGVDWRRLRETRPPIIPQLSSPTDTSNFDHYEEEQQPEPMQPVQSKSRRKITSFDIPFIGYTYRNFDAMRDAFGSVNSRDAFGSINSREAFGSINNRDSLQGANM, encoded by the exons ATGAATGTGGAGAGGAAGTTAGAATCTTTAAGTcttcaacagcaacaacaagaagaacaacaagatgAAAGCGAACAGCCAAATCAAGGAGTTGAAgatgaggaagaagaagaatatGATGAAGAGGaatatgaagaagaagaggaagataTAAACTTTTCAAAAGAAACATTAGAGGCTGCCATGGCAACCAAAGTTTCAATTGAACAATATTATACATcactttttaaatcattaaaagaaagagatgatag acGATGCTTTTTAGAGAAAAAAATggaagaattaaatttaagaGAAGAACAAAAATCAGTAAAGAGAAGAGAATTggataaaaaagaaacagaGTATATTAAATCAAGAAGAATCAGACTCACTGGTCACTCTTTTGAATCAATCAGAATCATTGGTAGAGGTGCTTTTGGTGAGGTCAGATTGGtaaagatgaaaaagaatAACAAATTTTTCGCAATGAAAAAGTTggataaatcaaaaatgattgaaaagCATCAA aCAATACATGTAAGAAGTGAACGTGATATTTTAgctgatagtaataatattcatGGAAGTAATCCATGGATTGTTAGTTTATATTATTCATTCCAA gaTGCAaactttttatatttaattatggAATATGTCCCAGGTGGTGATATGATGacacaattaattaaatatgatACATTTACAGAAGATGCAACTAGATTTTATATAGCAGAAACTGTTTTAGCACTTCATTCAATTCATAAACTTAGTTATATTCATAGAGATATTAAACCTGATAATCTTTTGATCGATCAAAAAGGACATATAAAG gttagtGATTTTGGATTATGTACAGGTTTACAAACAAATAGAGTACCAACATTAGcagaaatttataaaaaatatgaaggtgataataatattagagaAGAGGATCAAACACCACAAAGTAGATCAGCTAGATTTGATTCATGGAAAAGACAGAGAAGAGTATTAGCATATTCAAACGTTGGAACACCAGACTATACTGCACCAGAAGTATTGATGAAAGATGGTTACAGTGCAGAGTGTGATTGGTGGAGTGTTGGTGTTATTATGTTTGAAATGTTGGTTGGTTATCCACCATTTTGTTCAGAATCAATTAGAGAAACCTATCATAAGATTATGAATTGGAAACAAACATTACCAAAAATCATGGAAGAAGCAAAAGCAGAAGTAAACTTAAGTCCAGAAGCACAAGATCTCATTGAACGTTTCCTCACCGATCCAATGACTCGTATTGGTTTTAATGGTGTCGAGGAGATTCAATCTCATCCATTCTTTAAAGGTGTCGATTGGAGAAGACTAAGGGAAACCAGACCTCCAATCATTCCACAACTCTCTTCACCAACCGATACTTCAAATTTTGATCACTATGAAGAGGAACAACAACCTGAACCAATGCAACCAGTTCAATCAAAATCAAGAAGAAAGATCACTTCTTTCGATATCCCTTTCATTGGTTACACTTATCGTAATTTTGATGCCATGAGAGATGCCTTTGGTAGTGTAAACAGTAGAGATGCCTTTGGTAGTATAAATAGTAGAGAAGCTTTTGGtagtataaataatagaGATTCTTTACAAGGTGCAAATATGTAA
- a CDS encoding myb domain-containing protein, which yields MSDVRDILVGVSSAVGNKVDNTSTAVESILTNSNTTPKRPPKDTPKTTMEKLQQTLKNLEGETLTFAPSTLTKSGLKEKRKIKTNWDRKGFRNNSRPNNDGLVLYHWVKSTANEKATSIDYKFSKFNKKMEILFYNEEEYDLYLRDEKWSREDTDQLLELCKRYDTRFIIIADRFGENNINNNNNNTSKKTVEELKERYYRIQSKLIELRTKAEEDPFQNPLTTYIFNKVYETERKIQSDKLFHLSKEEVAEEEQLVEKYNSIENHLLKHSKESKSILKISQIATSNGPLKHYSPNDLLRGNNQSSNTISSSNSINSSSSSSSSSSLNKKNKRKHSEIEITESNKDKIELNNNNNNDSNNSNGIGGNEENAQITMNSRQGARIESTLFDLHIGRPQNNFSKLYYNDLKEDILILLDLQKYFMEKRYHCEILKSQKEHLEKEIEALTLTIPAEALALHVDEENETIQNNTDSETSSSSSSRHHHHSSSSSSSSNRHNHHSYSHHQTHSHNNNIINNNNNNNNINNNINNNNNNNNININNINNNTITHHNSDKSLSGLSSSSSSSSSSSTTTTTTTTTPFQIYSGSFPEKSKETITPSTEKPSSKSHKKSHSGGGSHSTTPTTPSSNSGGSTTNNTTTITNITTPIMKSVNIGPQSNNSHTPNIIASPMGSVGITSPPIGGNSIVGINSPQIIPNLSSPPPSSSSSITSVSSTSPTTLAINSEKKPEGTSGVGAFGNLDSFITQSLNNSIIQQKELTKKLAKEKRQQEKLDKKAAANSKKEKKEKKSSSSSSSTTSSTPATPSSTLSTSTQFTTPLPPTMNINSPPINSITTAVTIPTTNNTTTTTTTTLSSPTTGTAGTSPTSSSKKEKKQTPTKEKKEKKEKKEKEPKEKKERKKREPKASKTTTTTTTPTPTVNTPITASTLTPNLSTPQQISITTPITASPMPTQMLTQVPMIAPISMSPVMTSPQFTPQMQQLYLQQQAQQQAQFVQQQQFLIQQQQQQLLQQSQQQAQQLLQQQQQAQQQLQQQQQIQSPQPPQPPN from the coding sequence atgtcagaTGTAAGAGATATTTTAGTTGGAGTATCTAGTGCAGTTGGTAATAAAGTTGATAATACATCAACAGCagttgaatcaattttaacaaattcaaatacaaCACCAAAACGACCACCTAAAGATACACCAAAGACAACAATGGAGAAATTACAACAaactttaaagaatttagagGGAGAAACATTAACATTTGCTCCATCGACTTTAACCAAATCAggattaaaagaaaaaagaaaaattaaaaccaattgGGATAGAAAAGGATTTAGAAACAATTCAAGACCAAACAATGATGGTTTAGTATTATATCATTGGGTTAAATCTACAGCCAATGAAAAGGCAACATCAATCgattataaattttcaaaattcaataaaaaaatggagATATTATTCTATAATGAAGAAGAGTATGATTTATATTTACGTGATGAAAAGTGGTCCAGAGAAGATACTGatcaattattagaattatgTAAAAGATATGATACaagattcattattatagCTGATAGAtttggtgaaaataatataaataataataataacaatacatcaaaaaaaacagttgaagaattaaaagaaagatATTATAGAATTCAatctaaattaattgaacttCGTACAAAAGCAGAGGAAGATCCATTTCAAAATCCTTTAACAACTTATATATTCAATAAAGTTTATGAAACTGAAAGAAAAATACAAAGTGATAAACTTTTTCATCTCTCAAAAGAAGAGGTTGCAGAGGAGGAACAATTGgttgaaaaatataatagtATTGAAAATCATCTTTTAAAACATAGTAAAGAGagtaaatcaattttaaaaatatctcaaATTGCAACTTCAAATGGTCCTTTAAAACATTATTCaccaaatgatttattaagaGGTAATAATCAATCTTCAAATACAATTTCATCTTCAAATAGTATaaattcatcttcttcatcatcgtcatcatcatctttaaataaaaagaataaaagaaaacattcagaaattgaaataacagaatcaaataaagataaaatagaattaaataataataataataatgatagtaataatagtaatggtattGGTGGTAATGAGGAGAATGCACAAATTACAATGAATTCTAGACAAGGTGCTAGAATTGAATCAACATTATTTGATCTTCATATTGGCAGACCACAAAATAATTTCTCAAAGTTATATTATAATGATTTGAAAGaggatattttaattttattagatcttcaaaaatattttatggAAAAACGTTATCAttgtgaaattttaaaatcacaaAAAGAACATTTAGAGAAAGAAATTGAGGCATTAACTTTAACTATACCTGCTGAAGCTTTAGCATTACATGttgatgaagaaaatgaaacaattcaaaataatacaGATTCTGAAACTAGTAGTTCTTCATCAagtcgtcatcatcatcattcttcttcatcatcatcttcttcaaatCGTCATAATCATCATAGTTATTCACATCATCAAACTCATagtcataataataatattattaataacaataataataataataatattaataataatattaataataataataataacaataatattaatattaataatattaataataatacaataacGCACCATAATTCagataaatcattatcaggattatcgtcatcatcatcatcatcatcatcatcatcaacaacaacaacaacaacaacaacaacaccatttcaaatttatagtGGATCATTCCCAGAGaaatcaaaagaaacaaTTACACCATCAACAGAGAAACCATCATCAAAATCACATAAGAAATCacatagtggtggtggtagtcattcaacaacaccaaccaCACCTTCATcaaatagtggtggtagtaccactaataatactactactattacaaATATAACTACACCAATAATGAAATCAGTTAATATTGGAccacaatcaaataattcacaTACACCAAATATTATTGCATCACCAATGGGTAGTGTTGGAATTACTTCACCACCAATTGGTGGTAATAGTATTGTTGGAATTAATTCACCACAAATAATACCaaatttatcatcaccaccaccatcatcatcatcatcaattacaTCAGTCTCATCAACTTCACCAACCACTTTAGCTATTAATTCTGAAAAGAAACCAGAAGGTACAAGTGGAGTTGGAGCATTTGGTAATTTAGATAGTTTTATAACTCAAAGTTTAAATAACTCAATTATTCAACAAAAAGAATTGACAAAGAAATTAGCAAAAGAGAAAAGACAACAAGAGAAATTAGATAAAAAAGCAGCTGCtaatagtaaaaaagaaaaaaaagaaaaaaaatcatcatcatcatcgtcatcaacaacatcttCAACACCTgcaacaccatcatcaacttTATCAACTTCAACTCAATTTACTACACCACTTCCACCAACTATGAATATAAATTCACCCCCAATCAATTCAATCACTACTGCTGTTACTATACCCACTACAAAtaatactactaccaccaccaccaccacattATCTTCACCCACAACAGGTACTGCTGGAACATCACCAACAAGTAGTagtaaaaaagagaaaaaacaaacaccaacaaaagagaaaaaagaaaaaaaagaaaaaaaagaaaaagaaccaaaagaaaagaaagaaagaaagaaaagagaaCCAAAAGCTTCaaaaactacaacaacaacaacaacaccaacaccaacagtAAATACACCTATAACAGCATCAACTTTAACACCAAACTTATCAACACCAcaacaaatttcaattacaaCACCAATTACAGCATCACCAATGCCAACTCAAATGTTAACACAAGTACCAATGATAGCACCAATTTCAATGTCACCAGTTATGACAAGTCCACAATTTACACCACAAATGCAACAACTttatttacaacaacaagctcaacaacaagctcaatttgttcaacaacaacaatttttaattcaacaacaacaacaacaacttttacaacaatctcaacaacaagctcaacaacttttacaacaacaacaacaagctcaacaacaattacaacaacaacaacaaattcaatcacCTCAACCTCCTCAACCaccaaattaa